A stretch of Gossypium hirsutum isolate 1008001.06 chromosome A06, Gossypium_hirsutum_v2.1, whole genome shotgun sequence DNA encodes these proteins:
- the LOC107961660 gene encoding LOW QUALITY PROTEIN: protein NDL1 (The sequence of the model RefSeq protein was modified relative to this genomic sequence to represent the inferred CDS: inserted 1 base in 1 codon), producing the protein MADSSDSISIDMETISLGAKEYLVKTRCGMVSVALFGDQDKPALVTYPDLALNHISCFQGLFFSPEVNSFLLHNFCIYHISPPGHEVGAAPIGSDDLMPSVDDLADQVLEVLNFFGLGSVMCMGVAAGAYVLTLFAMKYRQRVLGLILVSPLCRAPSWTEWLVNKVMSNLLYFYGMCGVVKELLLKRYFSQEVRGSVEEPESDIVQACRRLLDERQSISVQQFLEAMNGRRDLSEGLRKLHCRSLIFVGENSPFHSEALHMTSKLDRRYSALVEVQACGSIVTEEQPHAMLIPLEYFLTGFGLYRPXSPELLSPESMALKLKPIKTRIS; encoded by the exons ATGGCAGATTCTAGTGATTCAATTTCCATTGATATGGAAACGATCTCTCTTGGTGCCAAG GAGTACCTTGTTAAAACTCGCTGCGGAATGGTTTCCGTTGCATTATTTGGAGACCAGGATAAGCCGGCTCTTGTCACCTATCCCGATTTAGCTCTAAATC ATATCTCCTGTTTTCAAGGCTTGTTCTTTTCTCCAGAAGTTAATTCCTTTCTCCTCCACAATTTTTGCATATATCATATAAGTCCTCCAGGGCATGAG GTAGGAGCTGCCCCAATCGGTTCTGATGACCTTATGCCTTCTGTTGATGACTTGGCAGATCAGGTTCTTGAGGTTCTCAACTTTTTTGG GCTTGGTTCTGTAATGTGTATGGGGGTTGCAGCTGGAGCATACGTTCTTACTCTATTTGCT ATGAAATACAGGCAGCGTGTCCTCGGGTTAATACTTGTTTCTCCACTATGCAGAGCGCCCTCATGGACAGAATGGTTGGTAAATAAG GTAATGTCAAACTTACTTTATTTCTATGGCATGTGTGGAGTGGTGAAGGAGTTATTGCTTAAGCGGTACTTCAGCCAG GAAGTTCGTGGTAGTGTTGAAGAACCCGAATCAGATATAGTTCAAGCATGCAGAAGA TTGCTAGATGAAAGGCAGAGTATAAGCGTTCAGCAATTCCTCGAAGCAATGAATGG GAGACGTGACCTTAGCGAAGGATTAAGGAAACTGCATTGCCGATCACTAATATTTGTCGGGGAGAATTCTCCTTTCCATTCCGAGGCTCTCCACATGACATCAAAATTAGATAGAAGATATAGTGCCTTAGTGGAG GTTCAGGCATGTGGATCAATAGTAACTGAGGAGCAGCCCCATGCAATGTTGATACCATTGGAGTACTTTCTCACGGGATTTGGCTTATACAGGC TCTCCCCGGAGCTTCTTTCACCGGAAAGCATGGCCTTGAAGTTGAAACCGATTAAAACCCGGATTTCTTAG